Proteins encoded within one genomic window of Arachis ipaensis cultivar K30076 chromosome B08, Araip1.1, whole genome shotgun sequence:
- the LOC107613645 gene encoding NAC domain-containing protein 2: MQGGLELPPGFRFHPSDEELVNHYLCKKCAKQSIAAPIIKEIDLYKFDPWQLPEMALYGEKEWYFFSPRDRKYPNGSRPNRAAGSGYWKATGADKPIGKPKALGIKKALVFYAGKAPKGVKTNWIMHEYRLANVDRSAANKLNNNNLRLDDWVLCRIYNKKGKIEKFNSATTGLEQKLPKFSPGEILHYDHDHEHETKPKIIHNFSNNEHQLYMDTSDSVPRLHTDSSCSDHAVSPDATCDKEVESNPKWSNELDMQLFDTFDFQLNNYDNSLPMNDDDLFGNQFQMNQLMSFQDTFLFPQKPF, from the exons aTGCAAGGTGGATTAGAGTTACCGCCAGGGTTCAGGTTTCACCCGAGCGACGAGGAATTGGTGAACCACTATCTCTGCAAGAAATGCGCAAAGCAATCAATTGCTGCTCCAATAATTAAGGAAATCGATTTGTACAAGTTCGATCCGTGGCAGCTTCCAG AGATGGCGTTGTACGGAGAGAAGGAGTGGTACTTCTTTTCGCCGAGGGATAGGAAATATCCGAACGGATCCCGGCCGAACCGGGCGGCTGGGAGCGGGTACTGGAAGGCGACCGGGGCGGACAAGCCGATAGGGAAGCCGAAGGCGCTAGGGATAAAGAAAGCGCTAGTGTTCTACGCCGGAAAGGCCCCGAAAGGAGTGAAGACTAATTGGATTATGCATGAGTACCGTCTCGCCAATGTTGACAGATCCGCCGCCAacaaactcaacaacaacaacttgAGG CTTGATGATTGGGTGTTGTGTCGAATCTACAACAAGAAAGGGAAGATTGAGAAATTCAACTCTGCCACAACAGGGTTGGAACAGAAACTACCAAAGTTTTCACCAGGGGAGATACTTCACTATGATCATGATCATGAGCATGAGACAAAGCCAAAGATTATCCACAATTTCTCCAACAATGAGCACCAATTGTACATGGACACATCAGATTCCGTTCCAAGGCTGCACACGGACTCTAGCTGCTCGGATCACGCGGTTTCGCCGGACGCCACCTGCGACAAGGAGGTGGAGAGCAACCCAAAGTGGAGCAATGAGCTAGATATGCAGCTGTTTGATACCTTTGATTTTCAGCTCAACAACTATGATAATAGCCTCCCAATGAATGATGATGACCTTTTTGGAAATCAGTTCCAAATGAATCAGCTCATGTCTTTCCAAGACACATTCTTGTTCCCACAAAAGCCATTTTGA
- the LOC107614330 gene encoding aspartic proteinase Asp1 yields MMKGTKKLLLPGLLLLVFLLCCSTCSAWFGSSSSSNSNKHKSISSNYGNGRRNSIPLDEPSSSSSSSSSSSWLSSSLLNQYRASSSVVFRVHGNVYPVGFYNVTLNIGHPPRPYYLDIDTGSDLTWLQCDAPCTHCTQTPHPLYRPSNDLVACRDPMCASLHQNEAYECEQPHQCDYEVEYADHYSSLGVLVNDVYLLNFTNGIQLRVRMALGCGYDQLFQEHSYHPLDGMLGLGRGRSSLVSQLNSQGLVRNVVGHCLSSQGGGYIYFGHVFDSSRLTWTPMTSTHFKHYSAGPAELLLGGKRTGIGNLHGVFDTGSSYTYFNSMAYQAAISWLNKELAGKPLKEAHDDHTLPQCWHGRRPFRSIHEVRKYFKPMALSFAGGGRSKAQFEIPPEAYLIISNMGNVCLGILNGSEVGMGDLNLIGDISMQDKVMVFDNEKMMIGWAPADCDKIPKSRHANI; encoded by the exons ATGATGAAAGGAACGAAGAAGTTATTATTACCAGGATTATTATTGTTGGTTTTCTTGTTATGTTGTTCAACTTGTTCAGCTTGGTttggtagtagtagtagtagtaatagTAATAAGCATAAAAGTATTAGTTCCAATTATGGAAATGGAAGAAGAAACTCTATTCCTCTTGATGaaccttcctcttcctcttcctcttcctcctcgtCTTCATGGTTATCATCGTCGTTGCTTAATCAGTATCGAGCTAGCTCATCCGTCGTGTTTCGAGTTCACGGCAACGTTTATCCGGTTGG GTTCTATAATGTTACATTGAACATAGGGCACCCACCAAGGCCTTATTACCTTGACATTGATACAGGCAGCGACCTCACATGGCTTCAATGTGATGCCCCTTGTACTCATTGCACTCAG ACGCCGCATCCGTTGTACCGGCCGAGCAATGACTTGGTGGCATGTAGGGATCCAATGTGTGCATCATTGCATCAGAATGAAGCATATGAATGTGAACAGCCACACCAATGTGACTATGAAGTTGAGTATGCAGATCATTACTCTTCCCTTGGTGTTCTTGTGAATGATGTGTACCTTCTGAACTTCACAAATGGAATCCAACTGAGAGTTAGAATGGCACTTGGATGTGGATATGATCAGCTATTTCAAGAGCACTCATACCATCCATTGGATGGAATGCTTGGTCTTGGAAGGGGAAGATCAAGCTTGGTTTCACAGCTTAATAGTCAGGGTTTGGTTAGAAATGTAGTTGGACACTGCTTGAGTTCACAAGGGGGAGGCTATATCTATTTTGGTCATGTTTTTGACTCTTCTAGACTCACTTGGACTCCTATGACATCCACACATTT CAAACATTACTCAGCTGGGCCAGCTGAACTCCTTTTGGGAGGAAAGAGAACTGGGATTGGAAATCTCCATGGTGTTTTTGACACTGGAAGTTCTTACACTTACTTCAACTCCATGGCTTACCAAGCAGCAATTTCTTGG TTAAATAAGGAGTTAGCTGGGAAGCCTTTAAAAGAAGCACATGATGATCACACACTCCCTCAATGTTGGCATGGTAGAAGGCCTTTCAGAAGCATACATGAAGTCAGAAAATACTTCAAGCCTATGGCGCTTTCTTTCGCCGGCGGCGGCCGAAGTAAAGCTCAGTTTGAAATCCCTCCTGAGGCATACCTCATAATATCA AACATGGGAAATGTTTGCTTGGGAATCTTAAATGGATCTGAAGTAGGGATGGGAGATCTAAACCTAATTGGAG ACATATCCATGCAAGACAAAGTGATGGTATTTGACAATGAGAAAATGATGATTGGTTGGGCACCAGCAGATTGTGACAAAATCCCCAAATCAAGACATGCCAACATTTAA